Proteins encoded by one window of Branchiostoma floridae strain S238N-H82 chromosome 6, Bfl_VNyyK, whole genome shotgun sequence:
- the LOC118418279 gene encoding transmembrane protein 170A-like isoform X1: protein MSSQDFTNLESVVNVIGLSSKPLWAFAEMWYQVFLWALFSSMFVHLIAAFIAFAALRLHKQGRWVPLGIVIMGLLSPLSGGVITSAAIAGVYRAAGFTMAPMYALVWGVGQTVFVMVISFSRILATL, encoded by the exons ATGAGCTCTCAAGACTTCACCAATCTAGAATCTGTCGTCAACGTCATAGGACTGTCCAGCAAGCCGCTATGGGCGTTTGCAG AGATGTGGTACCAGGTGTTCCTGTGGGCGCTCTTCTCCTCCATGTTTGTTCACCTCATCGCGGCGTTCATCGCCTTCGCAGCCCTGCGCTTACACAAGCAGGGGCGCTGGGTCCCGCTCGGTATCGTGATCATGGGCCTGCTGTCTCCGCTGTCAGGGGGAGTCATCACAA GTGCGGCCATCGCAGGTGTGTACCGGGCGGCAGGCTTCACCATGGCCCCCATGTACGCCCTCGTGTGGGGCGTCGGACAGACAGTGTTCGTAATGGTCATATCGTTCTCCAGAATACTCGCCACGCTATGA
- the LOC118418279 gene encoding transmembrane protein 170A-like isoform X2, with amino-acid sequence MSSQDFTNLESVVNVIGLSSKPLWAFAEMWYQVFLWALFSSMFVHLIAAFIAFAALRLHKQGRWVPLGIVIMGLLSPLSGGVITSAAIAGVYRAAGFTMAPMYALVWGVGQTVFVMVISFSRILATL; translated from the exons ATGAGCTCTCAAGACTTCACCAATCTAGAATCTGTCGTCAACGTCATAGGACTGTCCAGCAAGCCGCTATGGGCGTTTGCAG AGATGTGGTACCAGGTGTTCCTGTGGGCGCTCTTCTCCTCCATGTTTGTTCACCTCATCGCGGCGTTCATCGCCTTCGCAGCCCTGCGCTTACACAAGCAGGGGCGCTGGGTCCCGCTCGGTATCGTGATCATGGGCCTGCTGTCTCCGCTGTCAGGGGGAGTCATCACAA GTGCAGCCATCGCAGGTGTGTACCGGGCGGCAGGCTTCACCATGGCCCCCATGTACGCCCTCGTGTGGGGTGTCGGACAGACAGTGTTCGTAATGGTCATATCGTTCTCCAGAATACTCGCCACGCTATGA